TTATAAAGAAGCAAAATTACTTGTAAATGATTTAGATGATTTAAGCCTGATTAACGCTGCAGTATTAAGAACAAAGCAAAACTTAGAGGAAAAAATAAAAGCAAAATCTCAACTGCCGTAACAATACTATTAAGACTTATTTGATAGAATCACAACTTAAAATAAAAAGGTTGTGAAAATTTAATGACTATATATGATTTGAAACCAAAATTTCAAGATTTACTTCGTCCTATTGTAAGGAAATGTGCTAGTAAAGGCTACACTGCAAATCAAGTGACTTTATTTGCACTTTTTTTATCTTTTATCAGTGGGCTGATTATTTTACTAGCTAGTTTTAATATTAAACTTCTTCTTTTAATACCTATTATTATGTTTATTAGAATGGCACTAAATGCAATTGATGGAATGCTTGCAAAAGAGCATGATATGAAAACAAAAAAAGGTGCAATCTTAAATGAATTAAGTGATGTCCTTTCTGATGTTTTTTTATATTTACCTTTTATATTGTTTCTTGATATTTATCTTGTTGTAATAGTTGTTATTCTTTCTATTATCTCTGAGTTTACTGGGGTACTTTTTCAAGCAG
This sequence is a window from Poseidonibacter parvus. Protein-coding genes within it:
- a CDS encoding CDP-alcohol phosphatidyltransferase family protein — encoded protein: MTIYDLKPKFQDLLRPIVRKCASKGYTANQVTLFALFLSFISGLIILLASFNIKLLLLIPIIMFIRMALNAIDGMLAKEHDMKTKKGAILNELSDVLSDVFLYLPFILFLDIYLVVIVVILSIISEFTGVLFQAVYNDRRYDGPMGKSDRAFLFGLISLLLVFNVNIVFLNILLAISIILLVITIYNRLKGCL